The following proteins are co-located in the Arctopsyche grandis isolate Sample6627 chromosome 3, ASM5162203v2, whole genome shotgun sequence genome:
- the Tektin-A gene encoding tektin A — protein sequence MLSNRNDEGGYKPGEVVPFPTRPWPSPQALPCYLPQRYDRAAIQELEMGPIGPWASGQVDRKTSGLTGTRPVVDKYSITKYSTQEWRRHNAITLQDEPIRNADRLEVDAKNCLMRSYATADKEFNCNTDLLKDRAQDVYRWKCETEYCIKSMTDEIFTLEDLRQRFKRALAILLLPESIAKECLDLRSNRLESDLVCDTAEEELIKELSLIAEIRRLFENNLADIEEQLKSNKALKARVEFDWSDKLISYDTETLNVGLNNKSSIVLMKPGSVRVPNEQSTLYSWEQFCKDNLEQAEESRQQSIRMRKFFEVVLLNTARDLRTQAERVDQSLAEKATCTDELRIRLEDELKKTLQKLVRIENLCEELREALRRMDLSMKVAQTRLDNRCIIGRPNVENCRDAPQCGLIEEIKSIIECIQSLEQKLHDANKSRVELLRNRGVLEREIMVKKKSLSIDRERCPPVRSFYPSASKISGLSITNS from the exons ATGTTATCAAACAGAAATGATGAAGGTGGATACAAACCAGGCGAAGTTGTCCCATTTCCAACACGCCCCTGGCCTTCTCCACAAGCACTACCTTGTTATCTTCCGCAAAGATATGATAGAGCGGCAATCCAAGAATTGGAAATGGGGCCAattg GTCCTTGGGCTTCGGGGCAGGTCGATCGTAAGACATCTGGATTGACTGGTACGCGTCCGGTCGTCGATAAATATTCTATCACAAAATACTCCACACAGGAGTGGCGACGACACAACGCTATAACATTACAAGATGAACCCATTCGCAATGCTGACAG GTTGGAAGTTGACGCAAAGAATTGTTTGATGCGATCATATGCTACTGCCGACAAAGAATTCAACTGTAACACAGACTTGCTAAAGGATAGAGCACAAGATGTTTATCGATGGAAGTGTGAAACTGAATACTGTATCAAATCCATGACAGATGAAATATTCACTTTGGAGGACCTACGCCAAAGATTCAAACGAGCTCTAGCTATATTATTGCTACCGGAGTCTATAG CAAAAGAGTGTTTAGATTTGAGATCAAATCGCTTAGAATCTGATCTCGTCTGTGACACTGCTGAAGAAGAATTGATAAAGGAATTATCATTGATTGCTGAAATTCGACGtctgtttgaaaataatttagctGATATTGAAGAACAGTTAAAATCTAATAAAGCTTTAAAAGCTAGAGTAGAGTTTGATTGGAGTGATAAATTGATTTCATATGATACAGAAACATTAAATGTCGGATTAAATAACAAATCGAGCATAGTGCTGATGAAACCAGGATCTGTACGGGTTCCAAACga ACAGTCTACTTTGTATTCTTGGGAGCAATTTTGTAAAGATAATTTAGAACAAGCTGAAGAATCTCGTCAACAATCAATTAGGATGAGAAAGTTTTTTGAAGTAGTTTTGTTGAATACTGCCCGTGATTTACGAACGCAAGCTGAAAGAGTAGACCAATCTCTTGCTGAAAAAGCGACGTGTACAGATGAATTGAGAATAAGATTAGAAGATGAGTTAAAAAag acattgcaaaaattggtacgaattgaaaatttatgcgAAGAACTCAGGGAAGCCCTGAGAAGGATGGATTTGTCAATGAAAGTGGCTCAAACTCGTCTAGATAACAGGTGTATCATTGGAAGACCAAATGTTGAGAACTGTAGAGATGCTCCACAATGCGG tttaatcGAGGAAATCAAGTCTATAATAGAATGTATACAATCGCTGGAGCAAAAGCTGCATGATGCTAACAAATCGCGAGTAGAGTTGCTCAGAAACAGAGGCGTTTTGGAAAGAGAAATAATGGTTAAGAAAAAGTCGTTGTCCATAGACAGAGAAAGATGTCCTCCCGTTAGATCATTTTATCCATCTGCATCTAAAATTTCTGG GTTATCAATCACTAATTCTTAA
- the Sirup gene encoding starvation-upregulated protein, with protein sequence MKEFKEKLKQKTPIGSLDEQPFDHPYQEKEPLKAWPNDTNPHTGEVGGPRGPEPTRFGDWERKGRVSDF encoded by the coding sequence atgaaagaattcaaagaaaaattgaaacaaaagaCACCAATAGGAAGTTTGGATGAACAACCTTTCGACCATCCCTATCAAGAAAAAGAACCTTTAAAAGCATGGCCAAATGATACTAATCCTCATACTGGAGAAGTTGGTGGACCTAGAGGACCAGAACCGACACGTTTCGGAGATTGGGAGAGGAAAGGAAGAGTGTCTGACTTTTAA
- the Wwox gene encoding WW domain-containing oxidoreductase, translated as MEVPESDSEDELPAGWEQRATRDGCVYYVNHLTKGTQWNHPRTGKKKFVSGDMPFGWEKKVDDSTGEVIFIDHENGRKTYTDPRLAFAVEEKLHQDDFRQRFDSSTTALQVLHGRDLSGKVAFVTGCNTGIGFETAYSLARHGCKVIMACRDMSNTQKAINEIRSKREQSGELCIPLALDLSSLENVKLCAESCSKLTKKIDILILNAGVFGISYLQTIDNYETTFQVNHLSHLYLTLLLEPLLVRNSRVIFVSSESHRFASLNKPIEDLCAEDLSPNYESFGSMTAYNNSKLYNILCAKVLSNMWLSKNIFVNSLHPGNMVSSNLSRNWWPYRLLFAFVRPFTKSLQQAASTSAYCATALELEGTTGLYFNNCFRCETSNLAGNEEFASKIFDLCMQMIVRQMGSNELQQYIKRK; from the exons ATGGAAGTTCCGGAGTCAGATAGCGAAGATGAGCTACCAGCTGGTTGGGAACAAAGAGCCACCAGAGATGGTTGCGTCTATTATGTTAA TCATTTAACCAAAGGAACGCAATGGAATCATCCCCGTACTGGAAAGAAAAAATTTGTGTCCGGAGACATGCCTTTCGGTTGGGAAAAAAAAGTGGATGATTCAACCGGCGAAGTTATTTTCATTGATCATGAAAATGGAAGAAAAACTTACACCGATCCGAGATTGGCGTTTGCAGTTGAAGAAAAATTACATCAAGATGACTTCAGACAGAGATTCGATTCTTCCACAACTGCCCTTCAG GTTTTGCATGGAAGAGATTTATCTGGAAAAGTAGCGTTCGTAACTGGTTGCAATACTGGCATTGGGTTTGAAACGGCATATTCCTTAGCGAGGCATGGTTGTAAAGTTATAATGGCTTGTCGGGATATGAGTAACACTCAAAAAGCTATCAATGAGATCAGATCAAAACGAGAGCAATCGGGTGAATTATGCATTCCACTTGCATTGGATCTATCATCACTGGAAAATGTAAAATTGTGTGCCGAAAGTTGTTCAAAGTTGACAAA AAAAATTGACATACTCATATTAAACGCCGGAGTGTTTGGTATATCTTATTTACAAACAATAGACAACTATGAAACTACATTTCAAGTGAACCATTTAAGTCACCTATATTTGACTTTATTATTAGAGCCGCTACTTGTTCGTAATTCTCGAGTTATATTCGTTTCCTCTGAATCCCACAG ATTCGCATCTCTCAATAAACCTATAGAAGACTTATGTGCAGAAGATTTATCTCCTAACTATGAATCGTTTGGTAGTATGACAGCTTAtaataattcgaaattgtaCAACATTCTTTGTGCAAAAGTGCTTTCTAACATGTGGttgagcaaaaatatttttgtcaattcGTTACATCCAGGAAATATGGTATCATCCAATTTAAGTCGAAACTGGTGGCCATATAGGCTCCTATTTGCTTTTGTCAGGCCATTCACAAAATCCTTG CAACAAGCTGCTAGCACTTCTGCTTATTGTGCGACTGCTTTGGAACTAGAAGGAACTACGggactttattttaataactgtTTTCGTTGTGAAACCAGCAATCTCGCTGGAAATGAAGAGTTCGCATCAAAAATATTCGACTTGTGTATGCAAATGATTGTTCGACAAATGGGATCCAATGAATTGCAACAATATATCAAAAGAAAATAA
- the Cog6 gene encoding conserved oligomeric Golgi complex subunit 6 produces MSGTVGLAGVAGAVAASGEVRESGQRLCAAAAAMWERSRATKAATTHLLQRTDELRRARLTLQKRGRIAAAMGRHFQVTAAECAALHGLAKDSPLTADFFAAIERVERLHEECKSLVHCGFETAALDVMEKISLHREAAVERLFRWTQKACRHFDTLTHTHTHTHTHLDSLVPRALEKLQSRPVLFKYVVDEYCAARKSDLVRAFINALTEGGAGKPIEHNAHDPERYTSDILSWVRQILPLEKENLAALFKRCDQIDSAEEIRTTLADITEGLCHPLKVRIELILTSDKNPVLLCAIVNLLRFYGRILNDELRGGLLFVTLDELRIQGENVFLAAVEIKVKADLGRGVKAPPSNLSPSPIVSDLLSFLREIFAATPISDQRERADLLKAVSFVIDPLLRAVNETACHLSSSDMAVYLLNCIYQIQCTISLCQFVNDYGERLQAQSDAQMDTLTSEQASSLVANLNLGPIYTILQGQEKGPLSAIPGMESSALRSFMNKFDSFIAMPDVFLLPQITLLVSSANKISIRKRSFEVILAIYKNLHSSIHNPNNKYENPNTIVRRTPEEVSELLAL; encoded by the coding sequence ATGTCGGGGACGGTGGGGTTGGCGGGGGTGGCGGGCGCGGTGGCGGCGAGCGGGGAGGTGCGGGAGAGCGGGCAGCGGCTGTGCGCGGCGGCGGCGGCCATGTGGGAGCGCAGCCGCGCCACCAAAGCCGCCACCACCCACCTGCTGCAGCGCACCGACGAGCTGCGGCGGGCGCGGCTCACCCTGCAGAAGCGGGGGCGCATCGCCGCCGCCATGGGCCGCCACTTCCAGGTGACGGCGGCCGAGTGCGCGGCGCTGCACGGCCTCGCCAAGGACTCGCCGCTCACGGCCGACTTCTTCGCGGCGATCGAGAGGGTGGAGCGGCTGCACGAGGAGTGCAAAAGCCTCGTGCACTGCGGCTTCGAGACGGCCGCGCTCGACGTCATGGAGAAGATCTCGCTGCACCGCGAGGCCGCCGTCGAGCGCCTCTTCCGGTGGACGCAGAAGGCCTGCCGTCACTTCGACACTCTCACCCACACCCACACTCACACCCACACTCACCTCGACTCTCTCGTACCCCGCGCCCTCGAGAAGCTGCAGTCGCGACCCGTGCTCTTCAAGTATGTCGTCGACGAATACTGTGCGGCGAGAAAGTCCGATTTAGTTCGCGCGTTTATTAATGCGTTGACTGAAGGCGGCGCGGGGAAACCCATAGAACACAACGCTCACGACCCTGAAAGATACACGAGCGACATACTGTCGTGGGTGCGTCAGATTTTACCCTTAGAGAAAGAGAACCTCGCCGCACTCTTTAAACGTTGCGACCAAATCGATTCCGCCGAGGAGATTCGTACGACTTTAGCCGATATAACGGAGGGCTTGTGTCACCCTTTGAAAGTGCGAATAGAGTTGATTCTCACGTCTGATAAGAATCCAGTCTTGCTCTGCGCAATCGTCAATCTTTTAAGATTCTACGGACGAATTCTGAACGACGAATTACGAGGTGGACTTTTGTTCGTGACCTTAGATGAACTTCGAATTCAGGGAGAAAATGTCTTTTTGGCAGCCGTCGAGATTAAAGTGAAGGCAGATTTAGGACGCGGCGTAAAAGCGCCTCCGTCCAATTTGTCACCTTCTCCGATCGTGTCCGATTTGCTGAGCTTTTTAAGAGAGATCTTCGCGGCTACGCCCATATCGGATCAGAGAGAACGCGCCGATCTGTTGAAAGCTGTCTCTTTTGTTATTGACCCGCTATTACGGGCCGTCAACGAAACCGCATGTCACCTATCCTCCTCAGATATGGCAgtatatttactgaattgcATTTATCAAATACAGTGCACGATTTCATTGTGTCAATTTGTCAATGATTACGGCGAGAGATTACAAGCTCAATCCGACGCCCAAATGGATACCTTGACGTCAGAGCAGGCCAGTTCGTTAGTGGCGAATTTGAATTTGGGTCCTATCTATACGATTTTGCAAGGTCAGGAAAAGGGACCTCTTTCGGCCATTCCCGGAATGGAATCGTCTGCACTGCGGTCTTTCATGAATAAATTCGACAGTTTCATCGCCATGCCCGATGTATTTTTGTTACCTCAAATCACTTTATTAGTCAGTAGcgcaaataaaataagtataagaAAAAGATCATTCGAAGTAATTTTagccatttataaaaatttgcatagttCTATTCACAATCCCaacaataaatatgaaaatccaAATACTATTGTGAGGCGAACTCCAGAAGAAGTGTCAGAATTATTAGCATTGTAA
- the l(2)37Cb gene encoding DEAH-box helicase 16 lethal (2) 37Cb: protein MGKHKDKKRRRTAHPSSSSSSESVDSAEELRKKDIKERDEFSKRLKEKDDGKTRKIVESSDKRAYEEAAKRLKVEAEDRDKMLPMLRVQSRRKYLEKRKDDKVAELEADIVDDEYLFDEQILTEREKRNREHKKELLRFAKEHEKARELENIQRYHMPRDMKKGEKGEYVEVDEREKMPHSEQRKWEQEQMASAVYKFGSKDAAAKEEYELLLDDQIEFIQALRLEGSKENEKKEEKITIIDKKKMDIEETKKSLPIYPFRDDLIGAIKEHQILIIEGETGSGKTTQIPQYLHEAGFTADGKCIGCTQPRRVAAMSVSARVAQEMGVKLGNEVGYSIRFEDCTSERTVLKYMTDGTLHREFLSEPDLASYSVMIIDEAHERTLHTDILFGLVKDITRFRPDLKLLISSATLDAQKFSEFFDDAPIFRIPGRRFPVDIYYTKAPEADYVDACVVSVLQIHATQPLGDILVFLTGQDEIETCHEMLQDRTKRLGSKIKELLILPVYANLPSDMQAKIFDPTPPGARKVVLATNIAETSLTIDNIIYVIDPGFAKQNNFNSRTGMESLMVVPISKASANQRAGRAGRVAPGKCFRLYTAWAYKHELEDNTIPEIQRINLGNAVLTLKALGINDLINFDFLDPPPHETLVLALEQLYALGALNHHGELTKAGRRMAEFPTNPMMAKMLLASEKYKCSEEIVTIAAMLSVNGAIFYRPKDKIIHADTARKNFNHLGGDHLSLMNVYNQWVESDHSVQWCYENFIQYRSLKRARDVREQLVGLMERVEIDMVSSLQDNTNIRKAITAGYFYHIARLSKGGNYKTAKHNQTVMIHPNSALFEELPRWVLYHELVFTTKEFMRQVTEIESKWLLDVAPHYYKAKELEDSTNKKMPKGVGRATLTEN from the exons ATGGGTAAACACAAAGACAAAAAACGACGACGCACTGCGCACCCGTCATCATCCTCATCTTCCGAGAGTGTCGATAGTGCTGAAGAGCTGCGAAAGAAAGATATCAAAGAGCGAGACGAATTTTCCAAGAGATTAAAGGAAAAGGACGATGGTAAAACTCGTAAAATTGTCGAGTCATCAGACAAAAGGGCGTACGAAGAAGCCGCCAAAAGGTTGAAGGTTGAAGCAGAAGACCGTGATAAGATGCTACCGATGCTACGTGTTCAATCGCGaagaaaatatttagaaaaGAGAAAAGATGACAAAGTCGCTGAACTGGAAGCCGATATTGTAGATGACGAATATCTTTTCGATGAGCAAAT attaaccGAGCGAGAAAAAAGAAACAGGGAACATAAAAAAGAACTGCTTCGATTTGCAAAAGAACACGAAAAGGCCAGAGAACTTGAAAATATCCAGCGTTATCATATGCCACGTGATATGAAGAAAGGAGaaaaag GCGAGTATGTTGAAGTTGACGAGAGAGAAAAAATGCCACATTCAGAACAACGTAAATGGGAACAGGAACAAATGGCATCTGCCGTTTATAAATTTGGATCTAAAGATGCAGCAGCCAAAGAGGAATATGAACTTTTATTAGATgatcaaattgaatttattcaagCTTTACGTTTGGAAGGTAgcaaagaaaatgaaaaaaaagaagaaaaaataacCATAATCGACAAAAAGAAAATGGATATTGAGGAAACAAAAAAATCCCTTCCTATATATCCTTTCAGAGATGATTTGATAGGAGCTATCAAAGAACACCAAATTTTGATCATTGAAGGAGAAACTGGTTCGGGGAAAACTACCCAAATACCTCAATATTTACACGAAGCAGGTTTCACTGCTGATGGTAAATGCATTGGATGTACTCAACCACGTAGAGTCGCAGCAATGTCGGTGTCTGCTCGAGTTGCTCAAGAAATGGGTGTTAAGTTGGGGAACGAAGTTGGATATAGTATCCGATTTGAAGATTGCACATCCGAAAGAACTGTTTTAAAGTACATGACTGATGGTACATTGCACAGAGAATTTCTCTCCGAACCTGATTTAGCTTCTTACAGTGTAATGATCATTGATGAAGCACACGAGAGGACTTTACATActgatattttatttggttTAGTCAAAGACATCACAAGATTTAGACCAGATTTAAAATTACTCATCTCGAGTGCCACTTTGGATGCTCAAAAGTTCTCTGAATTTTTCGACGATGCCCCAATTTTCAGAATTCCAGGTCGAAGATTCCCTGTAGATATATACTATACGAAAGCTCCGGAAGCAGATTACGTTGATGCTTGTGTAGTATCAGTTCTTCAAATTCACGCTACACAACCCCTCGGTGATATATTAGTTTTTCTCACTGGACAAGATGAAATCGAAACATGTCATGAGATGTTACAAGACAGAACCAAACGATTAGGTTCCAAAATTAAGGAATTGTTAATATTACCGGTGTATGCAAATCTTCCGAGTGATATGCAAGCAAAAATTTTCGATCCTACGCCGCCTGGAGCTAGGAAAGTTGTACTTGCAACAAACATAGCCGAAACTTCACTGACTATTGACAATATAATATACGTTATTGATCCAGGTTTTGCCAAACAGAACAATTTCAACTCGCGCACTGGTATGGAAAGCTTGATGGTTGTACCTATTTCAAAAGCATCTGCAAATCAAAGGGCTGGTAGAGCGGGAAGAGTAGCTCCCGGAAAATGTTTCAGATTATACACCGCCTGGGCATACAAGCATGAATTGGAAGATAATACTATTCCGGAAATACAGAGAATTAATTTGGGAAATGCAGTCCTTACACTTAAAGCCTTAGGAATAAATGATTTGATCAATTTCGATTTCTTAGATCCACCTCCACATGAAACTTTGGTTTTAGCTTTAGAACAATTGTATGCATTGGGAGCTTTGAACCACCACGGTGAACTTACAAAAGCTGGAAGACGAATGGCCGAATTTCCAACTAATCCTATGATGGCGAAAATGTTACTAGCAAGTGAAAA GTACAAATGCTCCGAAGAGATTGTTACAATTGCCGCTATGCTTTCAGTCAATGGTGCAATATTTTACCGACCCAAAGACAAAATAATTCACGCCGACACAGCTAGAAAAAATTTCAACCACCTGGGTGGTGATCACCTTAGCTTGATGAACGTTTATAATCAATGGGTAGAATCAGATCATTCGGTGCAGTGGTGTTacgaaaattttatacaataccgTTCTTTAAAGAGGGCCAGAGACGTTCGTGAACAATTGGTTGGACTCATGGAGAGAGTAGAAATTGATATGGTCTCTAGCCTTCAAGATAATACAAACATTCGTAAAGCCATCACGGCtggatatttttatcatatagcGAGGCTGTCCAAGGGTGGCAACTACAAAACAGCAAAACACAACCAG ACTGTAATGATACATCCGAACAGTGCTCTGTTTGAAGAACTTCCTCGCTGGGTGCTATATCATGAATTGGTATTTACTACTAAAGAATTCATGAGGCAAGTTACAGAGATCGAAAGCAAATGGTTACTGGACGTTGCCCCTCATTATTATAAGGCTAAAGAGCTCGAAGATTCAACAAATAAAAAGATGCCCAAAGGCGTTGGACGGGCTACGTTAACAGAAAATtga
- the LOC143909397 gene encoding eEF1A lysine and N-terminal methyltransferase homolog, producing the protein MSLLPKTSSDFSSSDYWNTFFKTRGQKAFEWYGEYLELSEQLHKYIKTKDNILMIGCGNSSLSADLYDIGFKQITNIDISHVVIKQMSQINAIKRPGMEFTQMDALSMSFPDGKFSVVLDKGTLDALMSDNTEETLERASKYFKEISRVLRIGGRYVCISLLQEHILKKIVDNFANTDWMFRIVRCHEAEHTSNTNEKGMTLPVFVVIATKFKKLPHAILEVCMTGDKIIRLTHPEEIIDAVNSTQNVAIITNGLSKNSLVEKEEVYLNLFVPGKEAPRYTVHVLDQYSSQNSGKFAAFIVPQGRELDWMFSSLEGRRELIKSAGYNRLAVVSLHRDQVYESLDAVKNELAEYIKNLAPKGTHGQIPFLSLGSDVGKREVIHRGHSNISGEFVIEEVEGGDGNLLRRLIFLNNQFVVQSESRLKSVKTRNGKKFVIDPGYLACDHHIYMTVGVQLGLQLVNNKSATASIIGLGGGGLCTFLHKCFPKLFITAIDIDSEMLNIAQKYFDLICDDKLKVHIQDGLSFLSDARKNGEKFDLILFDVDSKDVSVGMSCPPKEFVDENVLSNVGCCLNDKGFFILNLVCRDEKLKSSTIQTLQRAFKNLIAYKLDQDVNEVFFCTNNSVTDWLKEFEKASKLVNTSVINSKLQTKDIVDTNVFLKSLKFYL; encoded by the exons ATGTCTCTCTTGCCGAAGACCAGCAGTGATTTTAGTTCTTCTGATTACTGGAATACCTTTTTTAAGACCCGAGGACAAAAGGCTTTTGAATG GTATGGAGAATATTTGGAGTTGTCTGAACAacttcataaatatataaagacaaaagataatattttaatgattgGATGTGGTAATTCTTCTTTGAGTGCTGATCTGTACGATATAGGCTTTAAGCAGATAACCAATATTGacatatcgcatgttgtaattAAGCAGATGTCTCAAATCAATGCAATTAAAAGGCCCGGGATGGAGTTTACTCAAATGGATGCTCTCAGTATGTCGTTTCCCGATGGAAAGTTTAGTGTCGTTTTAGATAAAGGTACACTGGATGCTCTAATGTCTGATAACACTGAGGAGACTTTGGAAAGAGCGagcaaatattttaaagaaattagCCGAGTTTTAAGAATAGGTGGACGGTATGTTTGTATATCACTATTGCAAGAGCACATTTTGAAAAAGATTGTTGATAATTTTGCGAACACGGATTGGATGTTTAGAATTGTCCGATGTCATGAAGCGGAACATACAAGtaatacaaatgaaaaagggATGACGTTGCCGGTTTTTGTAGTTATAGctacaaaattcaaaaaactaCCACATGCC ATATTGGAAGTGTGCATGACTGGTGATAAAATTATAAGATTAACGCATCCTGAGGAAATCATAGATGCTGTAAATTCAACACAAAATGTAGCAATTATTACGAATGGTTTATCAAAAAATAGTTTAGTTGAAAAGGAAGAG gtatatttgaatttatttgtacCTGGCAAAGAAGCGCCTCGGTATACAGTTCATGTTTTAGACCAATATTCATCGCAAAACAGTGGGAAATTTGCTGCTTTTATTGTACCTCAAGGAAG GGAACTAGATTGGATGTTTTCGTCATTGGAAGGTAGACGAGAATTAATTAAATCAGCGGGATATAATCGATTAGCTGTTGTTAGCTTGCATCGAGATCAAGTTTATGAAAGTCTTGATGCTGTCAAAAATGAACTTGCTGAGTACATAAAAAACTTAGCACCCAAGGGTACACATGGGCAA ATACCCTTTTTATCATTGGGTAGTGATGTAGGTAAAAGGGAAGTGATCCATAGAGGACATTCAAACATTTCAGGCGAGTTTGTTATTGAAGAGGTTGAAGGTGGAGATGGAAACTTACTTAGAAGATTAATCTTTCTCAATAATCAATTTGTAGTACAGTCAGAATCAAGACTTAAATCAG TGAAAACCCGAAATGGAAAGAAATTTGTAATCGATCCGGGATATTTAGCTTGCGATCACCATATATATATGACAGTAGGTGTCCAACTTGGTTTACAACTGGTCAATAATAAATCAGCTACAGCATCTATAATTGGGCTTGGCGGAGGAGGGTTGTGCACATTTCTACATAAATGTTTTCCTAAATTATTCATAACGGCAATAGATATTGATTCTGAAATGCTAAATATTGCACAAAAGTATTTTGACCTCATTTGTGATGACAAATTAAAAGTTCATATTCAAGATGGACTGAGTTTTTTGTCTGATGCTAGAAAAAATg gtgaaaaatttgatttaatattgtTCGATGTTGATAGTAAAGATGTATCGGTAGGCATGTCTTGTCCACCCAAAGAATTTGTGGACGAAAATGTCTTAAGTAATGTTGGCTGTTGTTTAAATGATAAAG GGTTTTTCATATTGAATCTTGTATGTAgagatgaaaaattaaaatcttcaaCAATACAAACTTTACAGCGAGCTTTCAAAAATctaattgcttataaattagaTCAAGATGTAAACGAAGTGTTCTTTTGCACAAATAATTCTGTAACAGATTGGTTAAAGGAATTTGAAAAGGCTTCAAAATTGGTGAATACAAGTGTGATCAATAGCAAGTTGCAAACAAAGGACATTGTtgatacaaatgtatttttaaaatctttgaaaTTTTACTTATAG
- the maf-S gene encoding MAF bZIP transcription factor K encodes MPQDMKRNGERRSSLPPLSPSVCADISDGELVSVSVRELNRRLKQRGLSREQVARMKQRRRTLKNRGYAASCRVKRIEQKDELESEKTQEWRDMEGMQDDNNRMRDEVAALRAKYEALKRFAIHKNIPLPPELQILP; translated from the exons ATGCCCCAAGATATGAAGAGAAATGGAGAGCGAAGATCATCACTG CCTCCGCTGTCACCATCGGTGTGTGCTGATATTAGCGATGGTGAATTAGTGTCAGTATCAGTGCGCGAGCTAAATCGTCGACTGAAGCAACGGGGCTTAAGTCGAGAACAAGTAGCCCGTATGAAGCAACGtcgtcgaacacttaaaaatcGAGGATATGCGGCATCTTGTCGCGTAAAACGTATAGAGCAAAAGGATGAACTAGAATCAGAAAAAACTCAG GAGTGGCGGGATATGGAGGGAATGCAAGATGATAATAACCGAATGAGGGACGAAGTTGCAGCCTTGCGTGCGAAATACGAAGCTCTCAAAAGATTTGCAATACATAAAAACATTCCATTGCCACCGGAACTCCAGATTTTGCCTTAG